CCGCAGCCTGACGCGGCTTATAGTGCTCGGCCTTGTCGCGCCTCCAGGAAGGAGCCCTCATGACCGAGTCTTCGATCACCCTCGAACGTTTCTCTGAAGCCCACGTCGCCGGTGTCACCGCGCTCTACAACGATCCGGCGGTGACGCGCCAAGTGCTGCAGATGCCTTTCCAGTCCACCGAAATCTGGCGCAAGCGCCTGGCGATGGATGATGAACGCTTGTTGAAACTGGTGGCCCTGCACGAGGGTGAAGTTATCGGCAACCTGGGGCTGGAGCAGTTTTCCCGCGTGCGTCGTGCCCATTGCGGCAGTCTCGGCATGGGTGTGGCTGTCGCCTGGCAGGGCAAGGGCGTGGGCTCGATGCTGCTGGCTGCGGCGCTGGATGTCGCGGACAACTGGATGAATCTGCGGCGGGTCGAGTTGACGGTCTACGCCGACAACGAAGCGGCCATCGGGCTGTACCGCAAGTTTGGCTTCGAAACCGAAGGCCTGATGCGCGACTATGCCGTGCGTGACGGTCGCTGGGTGGACACGCTGGCGATGGCGCGGTTGCGCTGAAGGGCCCAGCGCGCGGGCAAATCAGAACAGGCAAAAACCTGTCCATTGTCTATACCTGTAGTTCCGGCCCCGCCGCGTGTGGCTTACAGGAGTGACAGCATGAAGTTTTTGTCGACGATCGGCACGGTTTGCATCGCCTCGCTCGCTTTGGCGGGTTGCTCCAGCAAAGTCACCCAGCCGGATGAGTACTCCGGGTTCCTGGGTGATTACAGCCGGCTCAAGGAAGAGAAGTCGCCGTCGGGGGCCGAGGTGATGCGTTGGGTCGACCCGAAGATCGACCCGGGCAAGTACACCAGTCTCTATATCGAGCCGACACAGCTTTACCCCAAAGCGCAGCCCACCGTGAAGATCCCTCAGGCTACGCTGTCGGGTATCACCGGTTATTACGATCAGGCCCTCAAGCGGGAAGCGGGAAAATCCTTGCCCCTGGCGACAGCTCCAGGGCCGGGTGTATTGGTGATGCGGGCGGCCATCACGGCTGTCGGCAGCAAGACCGAAGGCTTGAAACCTTATGAGGTGA
The sequence above is drawn from the Pseudomonas sp. St316 genome and encodes:
- a CDS encoding GNAT family N-acetyltransferase, encoding MTESSITLERFSEAHVAGVTALYNDPAVTRQVLQMPFQSTEIWRKRLAMDDERLLKLVALHEGEVIGNLGLEQFSRVRRAHCGSLGMGVAVAWQGKGVGSMLLAAALDVADNWMNLRRVELTVYADNEAAIGLYRKFGFETEGLMRDYAVRDGRWVDTLAMARLR
- a CDS encoding DUF3313 domain-containing protein produces the protein MKFLSTIGTVCIASLALAGCSSKVTQPDEYSGFLGDYSRLKEEKSPSGAEVMRWVDPKIDPGKYTSLYIEPTQLYPKAQPTVKIPQATLSGITGYYDQALKREAGKSLPLATAPGPGVLVMRAAITAVGSKTEGLKPYEVIPIALVAAAVSTASGIRDQETTLGTEAVFLDGGNNAVVAQVVRKGTGKPLSSESQVMKPDDVKGVIDGWASDLHQSFLKFKAK